In Paraburkholderia caribensis, a single window of DNA contains:
- a CDS encoding amino acid permease, whose translation MSNGQQHDGLKRGLKNRHIQLIALGGAIGTGLFLGSAGVLKSAGPSMILGYAIGGFIAFLIMRQLGEMVAQEPVAGSFSHFAYKYWGDFPGFLSGWNYWVLYVLVSMAELTAVGTYVHFWWPEVPAWVSALVCFVIINAINLANVKAYGETEFWFAIIKVVAVIGMIVFGGYLLLSGHGGPQASISNLWSKGGFFPYGFHGLFMMLAVIMFSFGGLELIGITAAEADDPQKSIPKAVNQVIYRILIFYILSLVVLLSLYPWNQVAEGGSPFVMIFSQIGAGLTANVLNVVVLTAALSVYNSGVYANSRMLYGLAEQGNAPRALLRVDGRGVPYMAIGLSAVATFACVIINYLIPAKALDVLMALVVAALVLNWSLISLTHLKSRRAMLAQGETLVFRSLWFPVGNWICLAFMAMILVILAMTPGLNVSVLLVPVWLFVMWIGYVVKRRRAAAHQLAGVAGGR comes from the coding sequence TTGAGCAACGGACAGCAGCATGACGGCCTGAAGCGTGGCCTGAAGAACCGGCATATCCAGCTGATCGCGCTGGGTGGCGCGATCGGCACGGGGCTTTTTCTCGGCTCGGCGGGCGTATTGAAGTCGGCGGGGCCGTCGATGATTCTCGGCTACGCGATCGGCGGCTTCATCGCGTTTCTGATCATGCGGCAGCTCGGCGAAATGGTGGCGCAGGAACCCGTCGCGGGCTCGTTCAGCCATTTCGCGTACAAGTACTGGGGCGATTTCCCCGGCTTCCTGTCGGGCTGGAACTACTGGGTGCTGTATGTGCTCGTCAGCATGGCCGAACTGACGGCCGTCGGCACCTACGTGCACTTCTGGTGGCCGGAAGTGCCGGCGTGGGTGTCGGCGCTCGTGTGCTTCGTCATCATCAACGCGATCAACCTCGCGAACGTAAAGGCGTACGGCGAGACCGAGTTCTGGTTTGCCATCATCAAGGTCGTGGCCGTGATCGGCATGATCGTGTTCGGCGGCTATCTGCTGCTGAGCGGGCATGGCGGTCCGCAGGCATCGATCTCGAACCTGTGGAGCAAGGGCGGCTTCTTCCCGTACGGTTTCCACGGCCTCTTCATGATGCTCGCCGTGATCATGTTCTCGTTCGGCGGGCTGGAACTGATCGGCATCACGGCCGCGGAAGCCGACGATCCGCAAAAGAGCATTCCGAAGGCCGTGAATCAGGTGATCTACCGAATTCTGATTTTCTACATCCTCTCGCTGGTGGTATTGCTGTCGCTGTATCCGTGGAATCAGGTGGCGGAAGGCGGCAGCCCGTTCGTGATGATCTTTTCGCAGATCGGCGCGGGTTTGACGGCGAACGTGCTCAACGTGGTCGTGCTGACGGCGGCATTGTCCGTGTACAACAGCGGCGTCTACGCGAATAGCCGCATGCTGTACGGTCTCGCCGAGCAGGGCAATGCGCCGCGCGCGTTGCTCAGGGTCGACGGGCGGGGCGTGCCGTACATGGCGATCGGCCTGTCGGCGGTGGCGACGTTTGCTTGCGTGATCATCAATTACCTGATTCCCGCGAAGGCGCTCGACGTGCTGATGGCGCTGGTGGTCGCCGCGCTGGTGCTGAACTGGTCGCTGATCAGCCTCACGCATCTGAAGTCGCGTCGCGCGATGCTCGCGCAGGGCGAGACGCTCGTGTTCAGGTCGCTATGGTTCCCGGTCGGCAACTGGATCTGTCTTGCGTTCATGGCGATGATTCTCGTCATTCTCGCGATGACGCCAGGACTCAACGTGTCGGTGCTGCTGGTGCCAGTGTGGCTCTTCGTGATGTGGATCGGCTATGTCGTGAAACGCAGGCGTGCGGCTGCGCATCAGTTGGCGGGCGTGGCGGGCGGGCGCTGA
- the hemN gene encoding oxygen-independent coproporphyrinogen III oxidase, protein MNTAPSGPRFPSADSLFRPDLLAKYSANGPRYTSYPTALQFHDDFPLDHYRRAAADKGATETDLSLYFHIPFCNTVCFYCGCNKVVTKNRARSAPYLARLKREIALQASLFDTARPVSQLHWGGGTPTFLSHDEMTELMATTHEHFLLRSDAEGEFSVEVDPREASPKTIVHLRNLGFNRLSLGVQDFDPVVQRAINRIQPLEMTASVMCAARATGFHSIGVDLIYGLPYQTVRSFSRTLDTMLELAPDRLSVFGYAHMPQLFKMQRQMDASALPSPAERLALLRLVVERLTGAGYVYIGMDHFALPTDELARAQARRTLHRNFQGYSTRAECDLIGFGASSIGKVGDVYAQNAKDLTGYAAAIDKGELAIQRGVRLSADDRLRRDIITQLMCNLELRFDEFEAAYGIRFHDAFAPELERLRAFEDDGLVKIGARRLDVELAGRMLVRNIAMVFDRYLGQQAMQRFSRTV, encoded by the coding sequence ATGAACACCGCTCCTTCCGGCCCACGCTTCCCCTCGGCGGATTCGCTGTTCCGCCCCGACCTGCTCGCCAAATACAGCGCGAACGGCCCGCGCTACACGTCCTATCCGACCGCCCTGCAGTTCCACGACGACTTCCCGCTCGACCACTATCGCCGCGCGGCCGCCGACAAAGGCGCGACGGAAACCGACCTGTCGCTGTACTTCCACATTCCGTTTTGCAACACCGTCTGCTTCTACTGCGGCTGCAACAAGGTCGTGACGAAGAACCGCGCGCGCTCGGCGCCATATCTCGCGCGGCTCAAGCGCGAAATCGCGTTGCAGGCGTCGCTGTTCGATACCGCGCGGCCCGTCTCGCAACTGCATTGGGGCGGCGGCACGCCGACGTTTCTGTCGCACGACGAAATGACGGAGCTGATGGCGACGACACACGAGCACTTCCTGCTGCGCAGCGACGCCGAAGGCGAGTTTTCGGTCGAAGTCGATCCGCGCGAAGCGTCGCCGAAGACCATCGTGCATTTGCGCAATCTCGGCTTCAACCGCCTGAGTCTGGGCGTGCAGGACTTCGATCCCGTCGTGCAGCGCGCGATCAACCGCATCCAGCCGCTCGAGATGACGGCCAGCGTGATGTGCGCCGCCCGCGCAACGGGCTTTCATTCGATCGGCGTCGATCTGATCTACGGGCTGCCGTATCAGACGGTCCGCAGCTTCAGCAGGACGCTCGACACGATGCTCGAACTCGCGCCCGACCGGCTTTCCGTGTTCGGCTACGCGCACATGCCGCAGCTCTTCAAGATGCAGCGGCAGATGGATGCGTCCGCGCTGCCCTCTCCCGCCGAGCGGCTCGCGCTGTTACGGCTCGTGGTCGAACGCCTGACGGGCGCGGGTTATGTCTACATCGGCATGGACCACTTCGCGCTGCCTACCGACGAACTCGCGCGCGCCCAGGCGCGACGCACGCTGCATCGGAATTTCCAGGGCTACAGCACGCGCGCCGAGTGCGATCTGATCGGCTTCGGGGCATCGTCGATCGGCAAGGTCGGCGATGTCTACGCGCAAAACGCGAAAGACCTGACGGGCTACGCGGCCGCCATCGACAAAGGCGAACTGGCGATCCAGCGCGGCGTGCGCCTGAGCGCCGACGACCGGCTGCGCCGCGACATCATCACGCAACTGATGTGCAATCTCGAACTGCGCTTCGACGAGTTCGAAGCTGCATACGGCATCCGCTTCCATGATGCGTTCGCGCCGGAACTGGAGCGGCTGCGCGCCTTCGAGGACGACGGTCTGGTGAAGATCGGCGCACGGCGGCTGGATGTGGAACTCGCCGGGCGGATGCTCGTGCGCAACATTGCGATGGTGTTCGACCGTTATCTCGGCCAGCAGGCGATGCAGCGCTTTTCGCGGACCGTCTGA
- a CDS encoding YkgJ family cysteine cluster protein, whose product MSVPLSQPPSATADHACRPDCGACCIAPSITSPIPGMPHGKPAGVRCVQLGDDLRCAIFGKPERPACCSGLQPQAEMCGGSRDEALVWLARLEADTRP is encoded by the coding sequence GTGTCCGTCCCTTTGTCTCAACCGCCGTCCGCGACCGCGGATCACGCGTGCCGCCCCGATTGCGGCGCGTGCTGTATCGCGCCGTCGATCACCAGCCCGATTCCGGGCATGCCGCACGGCAAGCCCGCAGGCGTGCGCTGCGTGCAGCTCGGCGACGATCTGCGCTGCGCGATTTTCGGCAAGCCGGAACGTCCGGCCTGCTGCTCGGGTCTACAGCCGCAGGCGGAAATGTGCGGCGGCTCGCGCGACGAGGCGCTCGTCTGGCTCGCGCGTCTGGAGGCCGACACGCGGCCGTGA
- a CDS encoding DUF1439 domain-containing protein, whose protein sequence is MTQTAAPARRRFLISALSVCAAASITAPLAACATSTFPFIPDHYTFSQKQVQDAVQRKFPYQRTVSQVLDVALSNPVVGLLPDTNRVSVRVDARLASPFLQQPVSGVLTLSSQLEYDPQSRSVVLRSPNVDNVSVDGNAQVYAQQINAAAALMATQLLANYPVYTFKPEQLQFAGVNYEPGTITVLTNGIRVQIVEK, encoded by the coding sequence ATGACCCAAACCGCTGCGCCCGCACGGCGCCGCTTTCTGATTTCCGCGCTGTCCGTCTGCGCGGCCGCGAGCATCACGGCGCCGCTCGCCGCATGCGCCACGTCGACGTTTCCGTTTATTCCGGATCACTACACGTTTTCGCAAAAGCAGGTTCAGGACGCCGTCCAGCGCAAGTTTCCCTATCAGCGCACGGTGTCGCAGGTGCTCGATGTGGCGTTGAGCAATCCAGTCGTCGGCTTGCTGCCCGATACGAACCGCGTGTCGGTGCGGGTCGATGCGCGGCTCGCCAGTCCGTTCCTGCAGCAACCCGTGAGCGGTGTGCTCACGCTGTCGAGCCAGCTCGAATACGATCCGCAGAGCCGTTCCGTCGTGCTGCGCTCACCCAATGTCGATAACGTCAGCGTCGACGGCAACGCGCAGGTCTACGCGCAGCAGATCAACGCGGCCGCGGCGCTGATGGCCACCCAGCTGCTGGCCAACTATCCCGTCTACACATTCAAGCCCGAGCAGCTTCAATTTGCCGGAGTGAACTACGAACCCGGTACAATCACGGTCCTTACAAACGGCATACGCGTGCAGATCGTCGAAAAGTGA
- a CDS encoding undecaprenyl-diphosphate phosphatase — MDWILTLKALILGVVEGLTEFLPVSSTGHLIVAGSVLNFDVPQEKTFDVVIQLGAILAVCWEFRQRIVDVVSGLGTRPEARRFTLNVIIATIPAIVLGLLLEKSIKAVLFSPVPVALALVVGGVLILWVESRQRNRPDVQARVHSVDDMSPLDALKVGLAQCFALIPGMSRSGSTIIGGMLFGLDRRVATEFSFFLAIPIIFGATVYELHKGWHELSTDALGLFSIGFLAAFVSAFACVRWLLRYIAAHDFSAFAWYRIGFGLLILLIGYSGGLSWAD; from the coding sequence ATGGACTGGATACTCACGTTGAAGGCGCTGATTCTCGGCGTCGTGGAAGGCTTGACCGAATTTCTGCCGGTCTCGAGCACGGGTCACCTGATCGTCGCGGGCAGCGTGCTGAACTTCGATGTGCCGCAGGAAAAGACTTTCGATGTCGTGATCCAGCTGGGCGCGATTCTCGCCGTGTGCTGGGAGTTCCGTCAGCGCATCGTCGACGTCGTGTCGGGGCTCGGGACACGGCCTGAGGCGCGCCGCTTCACGCTCAACGTGATCATCGCGACGATTCCGGCCATCGTGCTGGGTCTGCTGCTCGAGAAGTCGATCAAGGCGGTGCTGTTCTCGCCCGTGCCCGTCGCGCTTGCGCTGGTGGTGGGCGGCGTGCTGATTCTCTGGGTCGAGTCGCGGCAGCGCAACCGTCCCGACGTCCAGGCGCGCGTGCATTCGGTGGACGACATGAGCCCGCTCGACGCGCTGAAGGTCGGCCTCGCGCAATGCTTCGCGCTGATTCCCGGCATGTCGCGCTCGGGTTCGACGATTATCGGCGGCATGCTGTTCGGGCTCGACCGGCGCGTCGCGACCGAGTTCTCGTTCTTCCTCGCGATCCCGATCATTTTCGGCGCGACCGTCTACGAGCTGCACAAGGGCTGGCACGAACTGTCGACGGATGCGCTCGGACTTTTCTCGATCGGCTTTCTGGCGGCGTTCGTCAGCGCGTTTGCATGCGTGCGGTGGCTGCTGCGCTACATCGCGGCGCACGATTTCAGCGCGTTTGCCTGGTATCGGATCGGCTTCGGCCTGTTGATCCTGCTGATTGGCTACAGCGGCGGGTTGAGCTGGGCGGATTGA
- the trmB gene encoding tRNA (guanosine(46)-N7)-methyltransferase TrmB produces the protein MIHDPNEAGLPRNPSGLSSDNPTERPETTDATAPDNALHLRRIRSFVTRAGRVSTGQRRAMDELGPRFVVPYTPGQPDWDAVFGRRAPRILEIGFGMGATTAEIASHRTGDDFLGVEVHEPGVGALLKLMGDQNLSNIRIIQHDAVEVLENMIAPQSLDGVHIFFPDPWHKARHHKRRLIQPKFVALLVSRMKPGAYIHCATDWQNYAEQMLEVLGAEPALENTADGYAPRPDYRPVTKFEKRGLRLGHGVWDLIYKRRPNS, from the coding sequence ATGATTCACGATCCGAACGAAGCCGGTCTGCCGCGCAATCCTTCCGGGCTTTCCAGCGACAACCCCACTGAACGGCCCGAAACCACCGACGCCACCGCGCCGGACAACGCGCTGCACCTGCGCCGCATCCGCAGCTTCGTGACGCGCGCCGGCCGCGTGTCGACGGGACAGCGCCGCGCGATGGACGAACTCGGCCCGCGCTTCGTCGTGCCCTACACGCCGGGGCAGCCTGATTGGGACGCCGTCTTCGGGCGCCGCGCGCCGCGCATTCTGGAGATCGGGTTCGGCATGGGCGCGACCACGGCCGAGATCGCGTCGCACCGCACCGGCGACGACTTTCTCGGCGTCGAAGTGCACGAGCCGGGTGTCGGCGCGCTGCTGAAGCTGATGGGCGACCAGAACCTGTCGAACATCCGCATCATCCAGCACGACGCCGTCGAGGTGCTCGAAAACATGATCGCGCCGCAGAGTCTGGACGGCGTGCACATCTTCTTTCCGGACCCGTGGCATAAGGCGCGTCACCACAAGCGCCGCCTGATCCAGCCGAAGTTCGTCGCGCTGCTGGTGTCGCGCATGAAGCCGGGCGCGTACATTCATTGCGCGACCGACTGGCAGAACTACGCGGAGCAGATGCTCGAAGTGCTCGGCGCCGAGCCCGCTTTGGAGAACACCGCCGATGGCTACGCACCCCGCCCCGACTATCGTCCTGTGACGAAGTTCGAGAAACGCGGCCTGCGCCTCGGGCATGGCGTGTGGGATCTGATTTACAAACGCCGCCCGAATAGCTGA
- a CDS encoding YggT family protein, producing the protein MFGDIARFLLNTIFTLFGAALLLRAWLQFIRMQPYNPVSSAVMQVTNWLVLPLRKIIPSTRGIDWASIVATLLTSFVYVVLMVAIVGVDPLGLMPSLLIVALLTVIKWALNLLIWLTILMALLSWLNPRSPAMPILYQLTAPFLDPLRKIMPRLGGIDLSPILLFVIVQVLLMVVTRAAVSLTLFGI; encoded by the coding sequence ATGTTCGGCGATATCGCCCGTTTTCTGCTCAATACCATTTTCACGCTGTTCGGCGCGGCGCTGCTGCTGCGCGCCTGGCTCCAGTTCATCCGCATGCAGCCGTACAACCCGGTGTCGAGCGCGGTGATGCAGGTGACCAACTGGCTCGTGCTGCCGCTGCGCAAGATTATTCCCAGCACGCGCGGGATCGACTGGGCGAGCATCGTCGCCACGCTGCTCACGTCGTTCGTGTATGTCGTGCTGATGGTGGCGATCGTCGGCGTCGATCCGCTCGGGCTGATGCCGTCGCTGCTGATCGTCGCGCTGCTGACCGTGATCAAATGGGCGCTGAACCTGCTGATCTGGCTGACCATCCTGATGGCGCTGCTGTCGTGGCTCAACCCGCGTTCGCCCGCCATGCCGATCCTGTATCAGTTGACGGCGCCGTTTCTCGATCCGCTGCGCAAGATCATGCCGCGCCTCGGCGGCATCGATCTTTCGCCGATCCTGCTGTTCGTGATCGTCCAGGTGTTGCTGATGGTCGTGACGCGCGCAGCGGTATCGCTGACGCTGTTCGGCATCTGA
- a CDS encoding EthD family reductase has translation MIKVSILYPYREGGRFDVDYYCGTHMPLAAKLFGAALKGWSVDIGINAGPPGSPPPFVAAGHFLFDTTDAFYEVFKPASDTLLADIPNYTDGGNGKILISEVKVAV, from the coding sequence ATGATCAAGGTCAGCATCCTCTATCCGTATCGAGAAGGCGGACGTTTCGACGTCGACTATTACTGCGGCACGCACATGCCGCTCGCCGCGAAGCTGTTCGGCGCGGCGCTCAAGGGCTGGTCGGTCGATATCGGCATCAACGCCGGGCCGCCGGGCTCGCCGCCGCCGTTCGTGGCGGCAGGCCATTTTCTGTTCGATACGACAGACGCATTTTATGAAGTCTTCAAACCCGCCAGCGACACATTGCTCGCCGACATTCCGAATTACACGGACGGCGGCAACGGCAAGATCCTGATTAGCGAGGTCAAGGTCGCGGTCTAG
- a CDS encoding Rossmann-like and DUF2520 domain-containing protein, which translates to MSQPSLPRLGFVGAGRIARCLAPGFARAGYPVTAIASRSPESARRLASQIESCAAYDDPQRVVESADILFLTVPDDSIGSTANTLAFPARAAPGKEAWAVVHCSGASPVELLAPARDQGASIGGFHPLYLFSGDLTDVDRIAGCSVTIEADGALKDALTALAAALRCHPLSIPAGGRLLYHAAAHYAASFALCSLAENVNLWRKLGFDEHDALRALLPMMAGTLETARDRGLANALAGPVSRGDLGVVEKQLSLMEELGGDHGVLFGLMSRRAVSLARQRATPPAAVDAIGAAVERSLTRTLEGAAKGASAE; encoded by the coding sequence ATGTCCCAGCCTTCCCTGCCGCGCCTCGGCTTCGTCGGCGCGGGCCGGATTGCGCGCTGCCTTGCGCCCGGCTTCGCACGCGCCGGATATCCCGTCACGGCCATTGCGAGCCGCTCGCCCGAATCGGCACGGCGACTCGCCAGTCAGATCGAATCCTGCGCCGCGTATGACGATCCTCAGCGGGTCGTCGAGTCGGCGGACATACTCTTTTTAACCGTCCCCGATGACAGCATCGGTTCGACAGCGAACACACTCGCGTTTCCCGCCCGCGCGGCGCCCGGCAAGGAAGCCTGGGCCGTCGTGCATTGCAGCGGTGCGTCGCCCGTCGAACTGCTTGCCCCGGCGCGGGACCAGGGCGCGTCGATCGGCGGTTTTCATCCACTTTACCTGTTCAGCGGCGATTTGACAGATGTCGATCGTATCGCCGGGTGCTCGGTGACGATCGAGGCCGACGGCGCGCTCAAGGACGCGCTGACGGCACTCGCCGCCGCATTGCGCTGCCATCCGCTGTCGATTCCCGCTGGCGGGCGGCTTCTGTACCACGCGGCGGCCCACTATGCGGCGAGTTTCGCCTTATGCAGTCTGGCTGAGAATGTGAATCTGTGGCGCAAGCTCGGCTTCGACGAACACGACGCGCTGCGCGCGTTGCTCCCGATGATGGCGGGCACGCTCGAAACGGCGCGCGACCGGGGCCTTGCCAACGCGCTCGCGGGACCGGTTTCGCGCGGCGACCTCGGCGTGGTGGAAAAGCAACTGTCGCTGATGGAGGAACTCGGCGGCGATCATGGCGTGCTGTTCGGACTGATGTCGCGACGCGCGGTCTCGCTCGCGCGCCAACGCGCGACGCCGCCCGCCGCCGTGGACGCCATCGGCGCGGCAGTCGAGCGCTCGCTGACCCGCACCCTCGAAGGCGCGGCGAAAGGTGCAAGCGCCGAGTAA
- a CDS encoding LysE family translocator produces MHSLSMLSDGFFLSLSLCLDIGLVNVAIISLTLLHGFRPGFWLGLGSCFGDLIYAALALAGMAALLQFESVRWVVWIGGAAILLFLTWKMAREALVPASAPPVEGEADAATPHLDPARGFLRGVLLAVSSPSAILWFAAVGGALIAKAGATTVTTAPVFLGGFFFGGLCWTLFICGLASHGRKRAGTGLLRICHVLSALLFAYFSYSVIVNGYHDLIVQTAHAAS; encoded by the coding sequence ATGCATAGCTTGTCGATGTTGTCGGATGGTTTTTTTCTGTCGTTGTCGTTGTGCCTCGATATCGGTCTCGTCAACGTCGCGATCATCTCGCTGACGTTGTTACACGGCTTCAGACCGGGCTTCTGGCTCGGCCTCGGTTCCTGTTTCGGCGATCTCATCTACGCGGCCCTCGCGCTTGCGGGCATGGCAGCGCTGCTGCAATTCGAATCGGTGCGCTGGGTCGTATGGATCGGCGGCGCGGCGATCCTGCTGTTCCTTACGTGGAAGATGGCACGCGAGGCGCTGGTTCCCGCCTCGGCGCCGCCCGTCGAAGGCGAAGCCGATGCCGCCACGCCGCATCTCGATCCCGCGCGCGGCTTCCTGCGCGGCGTGCTGCTCGCCGTCTCGTCGCCCAGCGCGATCCTGTGGTTCGCAGCCGTCGGCGGGGCGCTGATCGCCAAGGCAGGCGCGACGACGGTGACGACCGCGCCGGTATTCCTCGGCGGCTTTTTTTTCGGCGGGCTGTGCTGGACGCTTTTCATCTGCGGACTGGCGAGCCACGGGCGCAAACGCGCGGGCACGGGTCTGCTGCGCATCTGTCACGTGCTATCCGCGCTGTTGTTTGCTTATTTTTCGTACAGCGTGATCGTCAATGGCTACCACGACCTGATCGTTCAGACTGCGCACGCAGCAAGCTGA
- a CDS encoding UbiD family decarboxylase: MKYKDLRDFASRLETLGELRRISQNVSPILEMTELCDRVLRAGGPALLFESKQTHAFPVLGNLFGTPRRVALGMGIDTAAQGAADSDSAALESLRDVGRLLSALKEPEPPKGLKDAGKLLSLAKAVWDMAPKTVSAPPCQEIVWEGNDVDLAKLPIQTCWPGDAGPLITWGLTVTRGPNKTRQNLGIYRQQVIGRNKVIMRWLAHRGGALDFREFALKHPGKPYPVAVVLGADPATILGAVTPVPDTLSEYQFAGLLRGGRTELAKCITPGVDTLQVPARAEIVLEGFIYPQEGALAPAPAGAPPRPSKGASAAYEHALEGPYGDHTGYYNEQEWFPVFTIERITMRRDAIYHSTYTGKPPDEPAVLGVALNEVFVPLLQKQFTEITDFYLPPEGCSYRMAIVQMKKSYPGHAKRVMFGVWSFLRQFMYTKFIVVVDEDVNIRDWKEVIWAITTRIDPTRDTVLVDRTPIDYLDFASPVAGLGSKMGLDATNKWPGETDREWGRPIVMDDAVKARIDGLWSELGL, encoded by the coding sequence ATGAAATACAAAGACCTGCGCGACTTCGCGAGCCGCCTCGAAACGCTCGGCGAACTGCGCCGAATCTCGCAAAACGTGTCGCCTATCCTGGAAATGACCGAGCTGTGCGATCGCGTGCTGCGCGCGGGCGGGCCCGCGCTGTTGTTCGAGTCGAAGCAGACTCATGCGTTCCCGGTGCTCGGCAATCTGTTCGGCACGCCACGGCGCGTCGCGCTCGGCATGGGCATCGATACCGCTGCGCAAGGCGCCGCCGACAGCGACAGCGCGGCGCTGGAGTCGCTGCGCGATGTCGGACGGCTGTTGTCCGCGCTGAAGGAGCCGGAGCCGCCCAAGGGCCTCAAGGACGCTGGCAAGCTGCTGTCGCTCGCGAAGGCCGTGTGGGACATGGCGCCGAAGACGGTGAGCGCGCCGCCCTGTCAGGAAATCGTCTGGGAAGGCAATGACGTCGATCTCGCGAAGCTGCCCATCCAGACCTGTTGGCCCGGCGACGCAGGACCGCTGATCACCTGGGGGCTGACCGTCACCCGCGGGCCGAACAAGACGCGGCAGAACCTCGGCATCTATCGTCAGCAGGTGATCGGGCGGAACAAGGTCATCATGCGCTGGCTCGCGCATCGCGGCGGCGCGCTGGACTTCCGCGAGTTCGCGCTGAAGCACCCCGGCAAGCCGTATCCCGTCGCCGTGGTGCTCGGCGCCGATCCCGCGACGATCCTCGGCGCGGTGACGCCCGTGCCCGACACGCTGTCCGAATACCAGTTCGCCGGCCTGCTGCGCGGCGGACGCACCGAGCTGGCGAAGTGCATCACGCCCGGCGTCGATACGCTGCAGGTACCCGCCCGCGCGGAGATCGTGCTGGAAGGCTTCATCTACCCGCAGGAAGGCGCGTTGGCGCCCGCGCCCGCAGGCGCGCCGCCGCGTCCGTCGAAAGGCGCGAGCGCCGCTTACGAGCACGCGCTCGAAGGGCCGTATGGCGATCACACCGGCTACTACAACGAGCAGGAGTGGTTCCCCGTCTTCACGATCGAGCGCATCACGATGCGCCGCGACGCGATCTATCACTCCACTTACACCGGCAAGCCGCCCGACGAGCCCGCCGTGCTTGGCGTCGCGCTGAACGAGGTGTTCGTGCCGCTGCTGCAGAAGCAGTTCACCGAGATCACCGACTTCTATCTGCCGCCCGAAGGCTGCAGCTACCGGATGGCCATCGTGCAGATGAAGAAGAGCTATCCGGGCCACGCAAAGCGCGTCATGTTCGGCGTGTGGAGCTTCCTGCGGCAGTTCATGTACACGAAGTTCATCGTGGTCGTCGACGAGGACGTGAACATCCGCGACTGGAAGGAAGTGATCTGGGCCATCACCACGCGCATCGACCCGACGCGCGATACCGTGCTGGTCGATCGCACGCCAATCGACTATCTGGATTTCGCGTCGCCCGTCGCGGGACTCGGCTCGAAGATGGGGCTCGACGCGACCAACAAATGGCCCGGCGAAACCGACCGCGAATGGGGTCGCCCAATCGTCATGGACGATGCCGTGAAAGCGCGCATCGACGGACTGTGGAGCGAACTCGGTCTGTGA
- a CDS encoding transglycosylase SLT domain-containing protein — MNAWLSWRPNERIAQVMRGALRQGTRVSHHLFSVVGGFAVLFALTLWLMPSWRLTLATRLMPFITAAVQAGPARLLQGNPLPSFAPQQRGNAAPQDDTLSSSSISSSPADNPNTAAAAADAGYNVASDNSSFTAPSGTGVSTGLSSAALNGLDPRTLPSVGTIASMIPSQRVSPDARDDRVLVSTREQDLVATFIARRYRVAQEPVSELVKAAFDTGREVGLDPLLLLAVMAIESGFNPYAESGVGAKGLMQVMSTVHSDKFRYFGGQSAALEPLANIKVGAIVLKDCIARGGSLPGGLRLYVGSTSQDDGGYGAKVMAERTRLRDIARGRKVPINSPQAPSTVTASTSSPAAAASNGANKRVQMTLDGHPLSAATPVTGAEQDDASANAAKHAAQQPELGA, encoded by the coding sequence ATGAACGCCTGGTTATCGTGGCGTCCCAACGAGCGGATCGCGCAAGTCATGCGCGGCGCGCTGCGTCAAGGGACGCGTGTAAGTCATCATCTTTTCAGCGTGGTTGGCGGGTTTGCAGTCCTGTTCGCGCTCACGCTGTGGCTGATGCCGAGCTGGCGCCTGACGCTGGCAACGCGGCTGATGCCCTTCATTACGGCCGCCGTGCAGGCTGGCCCCGCCCGTCTGCTGCAGGGCAACCCGCTGCCGTCGTTTGCGCCGCAACAGCGCGGCAACGCGGCGCCGCAAGACGATACGCTGTCGAGCTCGTCCATCTCGTCGAGCCCGGCGGACAACCCCAACACGGCGGCTGCCGCCGCTGACGCCGGCTACAACGTCGCCAGCGACAACAGCAGCTTCACGGCGCCGTCCGGTACGGGCGTGAGCACCGGGCTTTCTTCGGCTGCGCTCAACGGCCTCGACCCGCGCACGCTGCCCAGCGTCGGCACGATCGCTTCGATGATTCCGTCGCAACGCGTGTCGCCTGACGCCCGCGACGACCGCGTGCTGGTTTCCACCCGCGAGCAGGACCTCGTCGCGACCTTCATCGCGCGGCGCTATCGCGTCGCTCAGGAGCCCGTCAGCGAACTCGTGAAGGCTGCATTCGACACCGGCCGCGAAGTCGGCCTCGATCCGCTGCTGCTGCTCGCCGTGATGGCGATCGAGTCGGGCTTCAACCCGTACGCGGAAAGCGGCGTGGGCGCAAAGGGCCTCATGCAGGTGATGTCCACGGTTCACTCGGACAAGTTCCGCTACTTCGGCGGCCAGAGCGCGGCGCTCGAACCGCTCGCGAACATCAAGGTCGGCGCGATCGTGCTAAAGGATTGCATCGCGCGTGGCGGCTCGCTGCCGGGCGGTCTGCGCCTGTACGTCGGCTCGACGTCCCAGGACGACGGCGGTTACGGCGCGAAGGTGATGGCCGAGCGCACGCGCTTGCGCGATATCGCGCGTGGCCGCAAGGTGCCGATCAACTCTCCGCAGGCTCCGTCGACGGTGACGGCTTCGACCTCGTCGCCGGCAGCCGCCGCGTCGAACGGTGCGAACAAGCGCGTGCAGATGACGCTCGACGGCCACCCGTTGAGCGCCGCAACGCCCGTGACGGGCGCGGAACAAGATGACGCAAGCGCGAATGCGGCGAAGCACGCGGCGCAGCAGCCTGAACTGGGCGCCTGA